One Methylobacterium sp. 77 DNA window includes the following coding sequences:
- a CDS encoding dihydrofolate reductase, with protein sequence MIDVRCICAIGLRGQLGLNGHLPWEGNTDPLFVEDVTRFFALTMGHVLIAGPKTVASVPDFAFKDRTIDVIRSHEDPEEVLKRYPGRRIFVGGGITVWNVYAKYIQNWDVTRLPYDGEADRWFDPAWLVGGALRS encoded by the coding sequence ATGATCGACGTTCGCTGCATCTGCGCCATCGGCCTGCGTGGCCAGCTGGGCCTCAACGGACATCTGCCCTGGGAGGGCAACACCGATCCCCTCTTCGTCGAGGACGTGACGCGGTTCTTCGCATTGACCATGGGGCATGTGCTGATCGCGGGGCCGAAGACCGTGGCCTCCGTGCCGGACTTCGCGTTCAAGGACCGGACCATCGACGTCATCCGCAGCCACGAGGATCCGGAAGAGGTGCTCAAGCGCTATCCCGGCCGGCGCATCTTCGTCGGCGGCGGCATCACCGTCTGGAACGTCTACGCGAAGTACATCCAGAACTGGGACGTCACCCGCCTCCCCTATGACGGCGAGGCCGACCGCTGGTTCGATCCGGCCTGGCTCGTGGGCGGCGCTCTGCGGAGCTGA